In Hyperolius riggenbachi isolate aHypRig1 chromosome 10, aHypRig1.pri, whole genome shotgun sequence, a genomic segment contains:
- the LOC137535624 gene encoding oocyte zinc finger protein XlCOF6-like has protein sequence MAAGQAVQTSLEKTRIRYFDGPLDNKGRRSGSFCSYIPSSEPEASGSRVIGLDPGGCVKEEEEERGPPSSPMDLTQGKEVINDGWAKPEEKDSTVGNNYPTKDQRCPTMTSAGVTENKTATDSTKTQITPLLIKEESSPCELLQEDSATDTEHVSCRETERDTSHLQDSEDEDIPHLLVCVKEESHFLPNVEIPRGGEVTVDYIPVIVKEESSEEDDNVRDVHTKVGRRKTSCQRVMRDCVCMECGEWLHSPLELARHRRTHLPRKQFVCGVCTKTFTSKSDLARHQRIHTGEKPFMCFECGKCFTKKSDVLRHEKIHTGEKPFSCAQCGKSFSRDSHLSRHLQVHMAQKVFSCSECSKVFTREMQLQRHVRVHTGEKPYSCSLCGKSFRKKSDVSRHEKIHTGEKPFKCSECSKHFSRHSHLVIHRRVHTGEKTFSCSECGKFFTQYSTLISHRRIHTGEKPFLCPECGKCFAQKRDLNKHMTMHTGVKPYPCSECGKSFVLKYELRKHLLIHTEEKHFVCTECGKCFITKSDLVRHQRIHTGEKPFACSECGKCFSRHTYLGIHQRTHTGERPFVCSECGKCFSQRTALAAHSRTHTGGRPYACPECSKRFSKKSDLRRHQRIHTGEKPFKCPECDKSFSRHTYLMIHKRIHTGEKPFLCAECGKHFTYRSHLTRHQRIHITESGLSNSD, from the coding sequence ATGGCCCCCTGGAcaacaagggaaggaggagtggaaGCTTCTGTAGCTATATTCCCAGTTCGGAACCTGAGGCTTCAGGGAGCCGTGTCATTGGTCTGGATCCAGGAGGTTGTgtgaaggaagaggaggaagagagaggaccTCCTTCATCACCCATGGACCTGACTCAGGGTAAAGAAGTCATCAACGATGGATGGGCTAAGCCAGAAGAGAAAGACTCTACAGTGGGCAATAATTACCCCACCAAAGATCAAAGATGCCCAACAATGACTTCTGCAGGTGTAACAGAAAATAAGACTGCTACTGATTCCACCAAAACTCAGATTACACCTTTACTCATCAAAGAAGAATCCAGTCCATGTGAACTTCTGCAGGAGGACAGTGCTACAGACACTGAACATGTGTCCTGCAGGGAAACAGAACGAGACACCTCTCATCTTCAGGATTCTGAGGATGAAGACATTCCACATCTGTTGGTTTGTGTGAAGGAGGAGTCTCATTTCCTGCCCAATGTGGAGAtaccaagaggtggggaagtaacaGTTGATTACATCCCTGTGATCGTTAAGGAGGAATCCTCAGAAGAAGACGATAATGTCAGAGATGTCCACACGAAGGTGGGGCGGCGGAAGACGAGCTGCCAGCGTGTCATGAGGGATTGTGTATGCATGGAGTGCGGAGAATGGCTACATTCACCTCTAGAGCTGGCGAGACACCGGCGCACCCATCTGCCACGAAAGCAGTTTGTGTGTGGGGTTTGCACTAAGACTTTCACAAGTAAGTCCGACCTAGCCCGCCACCAGAGGattcacactggggagaagcccttCATGTGCttcgagtgtgggaaatgtttcaccaaGAAGTCTGATGTCCTGAGGCATGAGAAGATCCACACCGGAGAGAAGCCCTTCTCCTGCGCTCAGTGTGGCAAGTCTTTCAGCCGTGACTCCCACCTGAGCCGACACCTGCAGGTTCACATGGCCCAGAAAGTGTTCTCCTGCTCCGAGTGCAGCAAAGTCTTCACTCGGGAGATGCAGCTCCAGCGACATGTCAGAGTTCACACTGGGGAAAAGCCCTATTCCTGCTCTCTTTGTGGCAAGAGTTTCCGCAAAAAGTCTGACGTCTCCCGTCATGAGAAGATCCACACGGGAGAGAAGCCTTTTAAATGCTCAGAGTGTAGCAAACACTTCAGCCGCCACTCGCATCTGGTCATCCACCGCCGCGTCCACACTGGGGAGAAAACCTTCTCCTGTTCCGAGTGCGGCAAGTTCTTCACGCAGTACTCCACGCTGATCTCCCACCGGCGCATCCATACCGGGGAGAAGCCGTTCCTGTgccccgagtgtgggaaatgctttgcgcAGAAGCGAGACCTTAACAAGCACATGACTATGCACACTGGCGTCAAGCCGTacccttgttctgagtgtggcaaAAGTTTTGTCCTGAAATATGAACTGCGTAAACACCTGCTTATCCACACGGAGGAGAAACACTTTGTGTGTACCGAGTGCGGAAAATGCTTCATCACAAAATCTGACCTGGTGCGCCACCAGCGGATCCACACTGGAGAAAAACCCTTTGCTTGTTCCGAGTGTGGCAAATGTTTCAGCAGACACACCTACCTGGGCATCCACCAGCGGACACACACCGGAGAGAGACCCTTTGTCTGCTCGGAGTGCGGGAAGTGCTTCAGCCAAAGGACGGCCCTGGCAGCGCACAGCAGAACGCACACCGGAGGGCGGCCCTACGCCTGCCCAGAATGCAGCAAACGCTTTAGCAAGAAGTCAGACCTGCGCCGTCATCAGCGCATTCACACCGGTGAGAAGCCCTTCAAGTGTCCTGAGTGTGACAAATCCTTCAGCCGCCA